The DNA window TCACTAACACCTCTTTATTTACAAGTCTCTCCGCAAGTTTATATATCGTGTTTTTATTTGTGTGCCCGGTTATTTTACCAAGCGTGGAATAATCCACGAATTTTATGTTTTTATCTCGCAGTTTTTTGAATATTTCTATCCCCGACAACGATTCCATAATTAGTATATTATCATACTAGTTGTGGAACTGTCAATCCTTAATACTTTAGGGGGTTAAACGGTTAAAATAGTCTAGTATCGTGTTTTATTGAATAGGTAAAAACGGACAAGATGCATAAATAAAGGCAATTCCCGTTATTGACATCAGATTTTAATTTTTATACAATAGCTTTGTAAGATTCTTCGTTATTATTTAGTTTCATTTATCACAAAGCACACTGCTAACAGGTAAGGGTTTTGCGGTGTGGTATTTCTCAAAATATTTAGTTTAAGTAAAAATTATGGAAAACAAAGTTTTTGTTACGGTTGAAGGTTTGAAAAAATTTAAGAAAGAACATACGGAGCTTACTGAAGTTAAGCGACCTTTTGTAGCCGATCGCATAAAAAAGGCGAGGGAGCAGGGAGATATAAGCGAAAATGCCGAATACGACGCCGCGCGCGAGGAGCAGGCCTTTGTGGAAGGAAGAATTCAAGAGTTGGAAGAAATATTAAGAGATGTAGAAGTAGTTAGAGAAGACACCAAAAGTAACGGATTTGTGGTTGTTGGTTCGCGTGTTAGAGTGCATATGGACGGTTGTGAGGAAGAATATCATATAGTAGGCGCTGTGGAGGCGGACCCCAAAAATAAAAAAATATCTCACGAATCTCCTTTGGGAACCGCTCTTCTGGGCAAGAAAGTTGGCGATGTTGTGGAATATAACGCCCCTGTTGGAAAGTTAAAATTCCACATATTAGAAATTAAATAACCTTTAGAATTTCCTCTTTTAAAAAGTTGTCTCCTTTGTTAATATAGTTTTATGATAGAGCATAGTACCAAGCCTTTGGAAGAACTTAGAAAAATCCGTATAGACAAACTGCAAAAATTAAAAGATTTGGGTGTTAACCCTTATGTTAGTGATGTCCCCGACAGAATAGCAATAGCCCATGCCAAAAAAGAAAAAGAAAAATCCGAAGTTTTTGTGGCTGGTCGTTTAATATCTTTCCGGTCGCATGGAAAGATTGTTTTTGCGGACCTTCGGGATGAAAGCGGACAAATACAACTTGCTTTCAAAAAAGACGCGCTTGAAAAAAAGTTATGGGATTTATTGCCTTTTTTGGATATGGGGGATTTTATTTGGGTTTCGGGCGAAAATTTTGTTACGAAGGCAGGCGAATTAACAATTTTGGTTAAGGATTTTAAGCTTTTAACAAAGAGCATACGCCCTTTGCCCAGTGTTTGGTATGGGTTTAAGGACGAGGAAGCGCGGTATCGGCAGAGATATGTGGATATACTTTTAAACAACGACCTCAAAGAGTTGTTCAGTAAAAAAGCGCTTTTTTGGCAGACGGTTCGTAATTTTCTTCTAGAAAAGGGGTTTTTTGAAGTGGAGACACCTGTTTTGGAATCTATAGCAGGAGGCGCGGACGCTACTCCTTTTGTTACCCACCACAACGCTTTGGATATTGATTTGTATCTTCGTATTTCTATGGGGGAATTATGGCAGAAGAGGCTTATGGTTGCGGGTTTTGAGAAAACTTTTGAGATAGGAAGACAGTTTAGAAATGAAGGAATAAGTCGCGAGCATTTGCAGGATTACACGCAAATGGAATTTTATTGGGCATACGCGAATTACGAAGATTCTATGAGGTTGGTGGAAAAGCTTTATAAAGAAGTTGCTCACAAGGTTTTTGGGACATTAACTTTTGAAATAAATGGACATAAGGTGGATTTAGGAAAGAAATGGGAACGGATTGATTATGCGGAAGTTATAAAAAAGTATTTAGATATTGATATAAAAACAGCGACGGATGTGGATATTACCGCAAAACTTAAAAAAATTAACACGATTCTTAAGGGTAACGAAACGAGAGGGCGTCTTTTGGATATGTTATGGAAGAATATAAGAAAAAATATAACGGGACCGGCATTTTTGGTAGGGCATCCTGTGGAAGTATCCCCTCTTGCAAAACGCAACGAGAACAATCCAAAAATTGTGGAAAGATATCAAATAATTATTGCCGGGAGCGAGCTTGGCAATGGTTATACCGAGCTAAACGACCCTTTGGACCAAAAGAAGAGGTTTGAAGAACAGCAGAAAATGAGGGATGCGGGGGATAGCGAAGCGCAGATGCACGATTACGATTTCGTCCGCGCGTTGGAATATGGAATGCCTCCGGTTACTGGGTTTGGTTTAAGCGAGAGGTTGTTTGCTTTTTTGATGAACAAATCCGCGCGGGAATGCGTTATGTTTCCTCTTCTCCGCCCGGAGAGTATGTAAAATGATTGATATAAATTTTATTCGCGAAAATGCCAAAGAAGTTAAAAGAAACTGCGAAAGGCGTAACTGCCCTGTTGATATTGATGAAATATTGCAATTAGACGAACAAAGGCGAAAGCTTATAACGAGTGTTGACGAAAAGCGCGCCGAAGTTAATGGGCTTTCCAAAGTAAAACCAAGCCTTAAGGAACTTAAAAAACTTAAGCAACTTAAGAAAGAAACAAAGGATTTGGAAAGCTCTCTAAGCGAAATCACCGCAACTTTTAACGAAAAAATGAGCTGGATTCCCAATATGCTTTCAAAAGATGTTCCCGATGGGAAAGACGATTCAGGCAATAAAGAAGTAGCGAGGTGGGGGGATAAGCCCCAATTTTCGTTTAAAGTTTTGGACCATCAAGAGTTGGGGGAAAAGTTAGATATTTTGGATAAAGAAAGAGGGGCAAAGGTTTCGCAATCTCGCTTTTATTTCTGGAAAGGCGACGGCGCTATTTTGTCTTGGGCTTTGTTTTCGTGGGCGCAGAAATTTTTGACTGGGCGCGGATTTACCTTTTTTATAACGCCCGATTTAGCAAAAGAGAAAACTTTATTTGGAACCGGGTATTTGCCTTATTTTCCCCAAGATATTTATAAAGTAGAAGGAACAGACCTTTCGCTAATTGGAACTTCCGAGCAGGTTCTTGTAGGCTCAAGAATGGACGAGATTTTACAGGAGAAAGATTTGCCTCTAAAATATTTGGGGTTTTCACCTTCTTTTAGAACCGAGGCGGGAAGCTATGGAAAAGACACCAGAGGAGTTTTTAGAGTTCATCAGTTCTATAAACTTGAGCAAATTATATTTTGCAAACCAAACGAAGGAGAAAAGTGGCATTTGGAGTGTCAGAAAAACGAGGAGGATATGGTGGAAGCCTTAAAATTGCCTTATCGCAGTGTTATTACTTGTGTTGGGGATACTGCTGCCCCCGGGTATAAAAAATATGATTTAGAAGCATGGTTTCCGGGGCAAAATAAATATCGCGAACTTACCTCAAATACTAATTTAACCGATTTCCAAACCAGAAGACTAAATATAAGATGCAAAAGTGGCGGAAACAAATATTTTCCTTATACTATCTCTGCAACGGGTGTTACGGAACGATGGGTTTTGGCAATTTTAGAAAATTATCAGCAAGAAGACGGTTCTGTGCTAATCCCCGAAGTACTCAAGCCTTTTGTGGGTAAGGATAAGATAGAAAAAATTTCTAAATCCTAATTTCTAAATAATTTCAAATGTTTAAAATCCCAAACATTCTAAATCCGCAAATTATTTTTGAAACTAATTCTCCCGTTTCCGGTGAGATAAAAGTGGTACAGATAGGAAAAGAAAGAAGGTTGATGGTGGGGGGATATGTGCAATCTATTAATGGGGACTGCCCGGGGGTGGAAAAAAGAGTTTGGGGGAAAATTGTTTTGCTTGGGATGGAAACTTGCCCAAATCTCAAAAACATTTTGCTTCTTGGTTTGGGTGGTGGGACCATTGTGTCTTTGCTTAAGAAGCACAAACCAAAGAGCAATATTACGGCGATTGAAATTGACCCCAAAATTATTGCCGTTGCGAAGAAATTTTTTAGCTTGTCCGAGGTTGCGAGGCTTAATTTGATTGAAGGTGATGCTTATACTTTTATAACAAAAAAGTACAGCTGTACAAATTTGTTAGGGAAATATGATTTGGTAATAGTGGATGTTTATTGCGGAGGAAGTTTCCCCCAAAAGTTTTGGGGCGAGAAATTTTTTAAAAGTCTCAAAAGCAGTATGGGTAAGGGCGGTTGTGTTATATTTAATAGAATACTTAGAACTGATGTTGATTTTGAAATAAACGAGGCAAAAGGGACGCTGTCCCCGTTTTTTAAGTATGTTTCTGTTCATAAAGTAAATATAGTTGGGAATTCAGGCAATATCCTTTTTTTATGCAAGAACTAATAATACTTTTAGCAAGATTTTTAATAATAATTCCTATATTTTTAGCGGGGTGGTGTTTGTTTATCAAAAGGGAGTGGAAAACGGTGGTAGGGGCGGTTATTTCAATACTAGTGGTTAATGTTTTATCTGAAATAACCAAAGCTATTATTCCAACAGCGCGCCCCTTTGTTGGGGTAGCGGATAATCCGGGAATATGGGTTCCTTTTAGTTACGGGTCATTTTTTTCCGGGCATACCGCCACTCTTTTTGCGCTTGGAGTAATTCTTTACAGGAAACATAAAAAGTTGGCATTGCTGTGTTTTGGTTTCGGTGGTTTGGTTGGTGTTTTAAGGGTTATAATAAAAGTTCATTATCCAATAGACATAATTGGCGGGGCGGTGGTTGGGGTTTTAGTCGGGTTATTTGCAATTAGGGTTGAACCAATCCGCCAGCTGGCGGATTGAGAAGTATGCTTTTAATTCAAGCAATTATTTTAGGAATAATTCAGGGTTTAACGGAGTTTTTGCCAGTATCTTCTTCGGCGCATCTAATAATAGTTCCCAAAATTTTTGATTGGCCCACCCATTCTTTGTTTTTTGATACCTCTCTGCATCTTGGCACGGCTTTTGCCGTTATTGTTTACTTTGCCAAAGATTGGCTAAAAATAATTAAGGATAGAAATTATTTGTTGAAAATTTTAGTTGGGATAATTCCGGCCGGCATTTTTGGTTTTTTGTTTAGCGATTTTATAGAATCCAACACGCATTCCTTTTCTATTATTGCCATAGCCCTGCTTGTTGGGACGGCGATAATGGTTTTGTCGGAGAAAAGTCTTAAACGAGTAAAAAATTCTAAATCAGCGGTAAATCTGAAAGACAGTTTGTTTATTGGAGTTATGCAAGTGTTGGCTTTATTTCCCGGGATGAGCAGAAGTAGCATGACTATTTCGGGCGGTTTTTTAAGAGGTATTAAAAAGGAATACGCTGTTAAATTCTCGTTTTATCTCTCCGCCCCTATTATTTTTGCGGCGGCTTGTTATAGTTTTATAAAAAGTTATAAGCTTTATGGAAGTATTGGTTTTTTAAACGGCAGTTTTGCTATCGGGGTTTTGACCTCCTTTTTGGTGGGGCTTTTCGTCATAAAATTTATGATAGAATACATCCGCAGTAAAGGTTTTGGGGTTTTTATTATTTACCGCGCGTTGTTGGCTTTATTAATTTTATTCCTATGCTAAAACTTTTATCAAAATATTTGGACGGCAATGAAAGACAGTTGAATAGCCTTATACCGTATATTGCCAAAATAAATTCTTTAGAAGAAAAATATGAAAAAATATCTAATTCCCAAATTAGAGAAAAAACACAGGAGTTTAGAAAAATTATCCAAGACTCCGTAGACTCCGATTCTGCGCTAGAAGAGTTATTGCCCGACGCGTACGCTCTTGTTCGCGAGGCTTCCAAAAGAGCTTTGAAACAGAGACATTTTAACGCTCAATTGATGGCGGGAATAGTTCTTCACAAAGGTAAAATTGCGGAACAGAAAACTGGCGAAGGGAAAACTCTAACGGCAACTTTGCCTTTATATTTAAACTCGTTAACCGGTAGGGGGTGCCATTTAGTTACGCCAAACGACTATCTGTCCCGCCACGGCGCTGGTTGGATGGGACCCATTTACGATTTGTTGGGAGTTTCGGTAGGCATAATTTCCCAAAACAACGCCTCTTTCATTTACGACCCCGCTTTTGAAAATACTAAATTTTTGGACGATTACGCAAAGCATCTTCGTCCCGCAGAAAAACGGCAGGCTTATGAGTGCGATATTACTTATGGGACCAACGACGAATTTGGGTTTGATTATTTGAGAGATAATTTAGCTTACGATATAAAAGAGCTTGTCCAAAGCGGGTATAATTTTGCGATAGTGGATGAAGTGGATTCCATTTTAATTGACGAGGCTCGGACGCCTTTAATAATTTCCGCCCCGGCAGGAGATTCCACCAAGAGATATTATCAATTTGCGGAAATTGCCCAAAAACTTACCCCTGATGTGGATTATAAAGTGGACGAGAAATATCGTTCCGCATCGTTGACGGAACTTGGGATATCAAAAATTGAAAGGATTATTGGGGTACCAAATTTATACGAGAGCGATTTTGAAACGGTGCATCATGTGGAAAATGCTATTAGGGCGCGTTCACTTTTTACTAAAGATAAAGATTATGTGGTTAAAGATTCCCAAGTTATTATTGTGGATGAATTTACTGGGCGTTTAATGCCCGGGCGACGTTGGAGCGAGGGTTTGCATCAGGCTATAGAGGCTAAGGAGGGGGCGGAAATACAAAAGGAATCGCGAACATTTGCCACCGTTTCTTTTCAGAACTATTTTAGGCTATACAAAAAACTGGCGGGTATGACTGGTACCGCGGTAACCGAAGCGGAAGAATTTAGCAAAATTTATAAGCTGGATGTGGTGGTTATCCCCTCAAACGAACCTTTGGCTAGGAAAGATTTGCCGGATGTGGTTTACAAAACCAAAGCGGCAAAATACCGCGCTATAGTTAAGGATATAGAACGCGCGCATAGCACGGGTCAGCCTGTTCTTGTGGGCACAACTTCCATAGAAAACAACGAACTGTTAGCAAGCCTTCTTAAACGAAAAAATGTTACGCACGAATTGTTAAACGCCAAACAACACGAAAGGGAGGCTTTAATTATTGCCCAGGCGGGTAGAAAGGGCGCGGTTACCATCGCAACCAATATGGCGGGGCGGGGAGTGGACATAAAATTAGGAGGGGACCCGCAAGAGAAAGAGGAGTTTAAGGAAGTGAAGAGTTTAGGAGGTTTGTATGTTATAGGAACCGAAAGGCACGAGTCTCGCAGAATAGATAATCAGCTTAGAGGTCGTTCTGGAAGGCAGGGGGAGCCTGGGAGATCTAAATTTTTTGTTTCTTTGCAAGATGACTTAATGCGGATATTCGGTGGGGAGCAAGTGGAGAAAATTATGGATAGGTTTGGGATGGATGAAAATATTCCTATAGAGGCGGGGTTGGTGTCTAAGGCGCTAGAAAATTCTCAAAAAAAGGTAGAGACTCTAAATTTTGATAGAAGAAAAAACTTGGTAGATTTTGATGATGTAATGAACAAGCATAGGGAAGTGATATACAAACTTCGCCAGAAAATTCTCTGGCTTTCGTCTTCGGAGGAGAAGGCAAAAGAATCTAAAGAATGGTTTTTGGAAAGAGTTTTAAAATATTACGGCGATGCGCGGGAAATTTTTGAGCAAAGGGAAAAGGATTTAAAAAATGTTTGGTACGAGGTGTTAAAAAGAATAAGTTTGCAGGTTGTGGACACATATTGGATGGAACATTTGGATTCTATGGACTCGGTTCGCGAGGGTATTGGTCTTCGCGCGTATGGGCAAAAGGACCCTTTAGTGGAGTACAAACAAGAAGGACATAGGATGTTTGGGAAGTTAGTGGTTACTATTTGGTCAACCATTGGGGATAGATTGTCTCGCGTGCAAGTTGAACAGATGCCGAAAACGGAAATTCAAAAACCAATTGTCCAGGATCAAAGATTAATTCACGAGGAGCATAATTATGGGGTTAGAGATGAAGCGGAGATGTTGTCCCAATCGCAAAAGACGGTAATGAAATCTGCTAACGAAAAAGTAGGCCGCAACGCCCTTTGCCCGTGTGGGTCTGGGAAGAAATACAAGAGATGTCACGGGAGTTGACGGAGCGTAATGACGAGAATGTTCGCACGATAATATGCACTTGACAAAGACATATTATCGGATAAAATGGACTTATGGGTTTTGAAAGAGATTTAGTGTCTAAAATAAGGTTGGAGCTGGAGAACGAGGAGATATCGCTTATCGTTGGTCCTAGACAGTCTGGAAAGACTACGATTCTCCATCAGGTTGGAGGTTATGTTAAATCTGCAAATATATCAAATTACTTTCTAAATTTAGAGGACCCCGATTATTTAAACTTACTAAACGAATCGCCTAAAAATTTGTTTAAAATATTTACAATAAACTTATCTGAAAGAACAATTCTGTTTGTTGACGAGATTCAGTATCTTAAAGACCCCTCCAACTTTTTGAAGTATTTTTTTGATGAATATAGAGGAAAGATAAAAATTATAGCTACTGGTTCCTCCGCTTTTTATATGGACAGGAAGTTCAAAGATTCGCTTGTTGGAAGGAAGATCATATTTACTCTATTAACCTTGTCTTTCAAGGAATTTTTAAGGTTTAAAGGAGAAGAAGATTTATCTAAAGCAAAATTTGACCAACTTTCTCTTGATGAAAAGGGAAAAGTGATTCCTTATTACATAGAGTATATCACTTATGGTGGTTATCCAAAAGTAGTTGTTTCCTCCAAGGGTAAAAAGGAAGAAATACTAAGAGACATAGCTTACTCCTATATTAAAAAGGATGTGCTTGAGTCTAATATTAAGCAAGATGAAGTTTTCTACCGGTTAATGAAAATGCTCTCTTCACAGATTGGTAATTTGGTGAATAGCAACGAAATAGCTAGCACTTTGGGGGTATCAAAAACAGCCATTGAGAATTACTTGTATGTGATGCAAAAATCTTTTCATATAGGTTTAATACCTCCGTTTTATAAGAATGTTAGAAAAGAGCTTACCAAAATGCCCAAGGTGTACTTTGTTGATTTAGGACTTAGAAATTTTTTTAGAGGGGACTTTAAAAGTATTGTAGAGAGAGAAGATTCTGGTCCTCTCCTTGAAAATTCTGTATTTAGACAGTTGTTGGAAACTGTTGGTAAAGAGGACATACGGTTTTGGAGGACTACGGATCAGAAGGAAGTAGATTTTGTAGTTAAAGGGAAAAGGGCTTACGAAGTTAAATATAATTTGTCGGGCGTGAAGTCGAGCCGTTACCAAACTTTTTTAGAAAGTTATCCCAATATTAAATTTTATTTTGTTTGTTTTGATGCGAAGGATACTGTAAATCAAAACCAAGCTGTTTTGGAACCATGGGCTCTGTGACCTTATTGAGGCTTATAAACTTGCCAAAAGATAAAAAGGAGTTGCCCCTTGATTATCAAGGGAAAGGAAGAAAGCTGGGATAATAAATGAAAATCTCATAGGGTGATTATATCAAAGATGTTGTTGCATTTCGTAAATTGTTATTGTTAAAATATACAAAAGGTTATATAAATATATTCAATGGCTAATACGGCGTCTGCTCTTAAGAACATTAGAATAATTAAAAGAAGAACTAGCCAAAACAATTTTTGGCGTGTTAAGATTAAGAAAGCTCTTAAAGATTTGCGTTTAAACAAAGACGAAAGCAAAGTGGAAAAACTTTCTCGCGAGGCGCAGTCTATTATAAGCAAAGCCGCTAAAAAAGGAGTTTTGCACAAAAATAAAGCGGCGAGACTGGTGGCTAAACTTTTTAGGAAATAAAATTATGAAAAACCTGCCTAAAATAATATCTTTTATTTTTTTAACGATTTTCTCTTTTGGTGTTTCTGCTCGTAGCGTATCCGCCGCAAAATTTTATTTATCCCCCGAAACCGGAAGTTTCCCGTCTTCCTTTAGTGTGGATGTTATGCTCAATTCCGAAACGGATAGTATTGAAGCGGTAGATGTAATTTTAACTTACGATACCGCCAAACTTGATGTTTTGGAAATAACCAGCGGGGATTTTGAGCAATATCTTAAGAAAAGTTTTAACAAAGCAACCGGAAGAATTGAAGTGAGCGCTTTAAACGCCACCGCTCCCGCGGGAGCAATTGCCAAAGTTGCGAAAATAACTTTTATGCCCCTTGCGTCTGCTATAACAAATGTGGATTTTGTGTATAGCCCTGGCGCAGTGGATGATTCCAACGCGTTGGAAAAGGGTATAGAGTCTTTAACCTCGGTTACTGGAGGGATATATACTCTAGCTCTTGCTGGGTCTGCTGGGATAGGAACTACCGAACCAAGCCTAGGTATTGGGAATACAACACCCGTTACCGTTGGAACCACTGTTCCCGAAGTTCCGCAAACGGGGGCTATGCCAATCTCCTTTTACTTTTTTATTCTGCTTTCTATGGGTGTAAGTGGCGCTGGGTTTGCCCTGCTTAGGACTTCCCAAAAATGAACAAGGTTGAAGGTTTTAAAGGATTCGTAACTTTTTGTTTGATATTAATAGCTATCGTTCTTCTTTTTTTCTCCGTTCGTTTTATTATAAGCAAAAGAACTCTCAAAGATGAATCTAAAGCAAGCGTTGTTATCCCGG is part of the Patescibacteria group bacterium genome and encodes:
- the rpsT gene encoding 30S ribosomal protein S20, whose product is MANTASALKNIRIIKRRTSQNNFWRVKIKKALKDLRLNKDESKVEKLSREAQSIISKAAKKGVLHKNKAARLVAKLFRK
- the greA gene encoding transcription elongation factor GreA → MMENKVFVTVEGLKKFKKEHTELTEVKRPFVADRIKKAREQGDISENAEYDAAREEQAFVEGRIQELEEILRDVEVVREDTKSNGFVVVGSRVRVHMDGCEEEYHIVGAVEADPKNKKISHESPLGTALLGKKVGDVVEYNAPVGKLKFHILEIK
- the secA gene encoding preprotein translocase subunit SecA; the encoded protein is MLKLLSKYLDGNERQLNSLIPYIAKINSLEEKYEKISNSQIREKTQEFRKIIQDSVDSDSALEELLPDAYALVREASKRALKQRHFNAQLMAGIVLHKGKIAEQKTGEGKTLTATLPLYLNSLTGRGCHLVTPNDYLSRHGAGWMGPIYDLLGVSVGIISQNNASFIYDPAFENTKFLDDYAKHLRPAEKRQAYECDITYGTNDEFGFDYLRDNLAYDIKELVQSGYNFAIVDEVDSILIDEARTPLIISAPAGDSTKRYYQFAEIAQKLTPDVDYKVDEKYRSASLTELGISKIERIIGVPNLYESDFETVHHVENAIRARSLFTKDKDYVVKDSQVIIVDEFTGRLMPGRRWSEGLHQAIEAKEGAEIQKESRTFATVSFQNYFRLYKKLAGMTGTAVTEAEEFSKIYKLDVVVIPSNEPLARKDLPDVVYKTKAAKYRAIVKDIERAHSTGQPVLVGTTSIENNELLASLLKRKNVTHELLNAKQHEREALIIAQAGRKGAVTIATNMAGRGVDIKLGGDPQEKEEFKEVKSLGGLYVIGTERHESRRIDNQLRGRSGRQGEPGRSKFFVSLQDDLMRIFGGEQVEKIMDRFGMDENIPIEAGLVSKALENSQKKVETLNFDRRKNLVDFDDVMNKHREVIYKLRQKILWLSSSEEKAKESKEWFLERVLKYYGDAREIFEQREKDLKNVWYEVLKRISLQVVDTYWMEHLDSMDSVREGIGLRAYGQKDPLVEYKQEGHRMFGKLVVTIWSTIGDRLSRVQVEQMPKTEIQKPIVQDQRLIHEEHNYGVRDEAEMLSQSQKTVMKSANEKVGRNALCPCGSGKKYKRCHGS
- a CDS encoding cohesin domain-containing protein, which encodes MKNLPKIISFIFLTIFSFGVSARSVSAAKFYLSPETGSFPSSFSVDVMLNSETDSIEAVDVILTYDTAKLDVLEITSGDFEQYLKKSFNKATGRIEVSALNATAPAGAIAKVAKITFMPLASAITNVDFVYSPGAVDDSNALEKGIESLTSVTGGIYTLALAGSAGIGTTEPSLGIGNTTPVTVGTTVPEVPQTGAMPISFYFFILLSMGVSGAGFALLRTSQK
- the serS gene encoding serine--tRNA ligase gives rise to the protein MIDINFIRENAKEVKRNCERRNCPVDIDEILQLDEQRRKLITSVDEKRAEVNGLSKVKPSLKELKKLKQLKKETKDLESSLSEITATFNEKMSWIPNMLSKDVPDGKDDSGNKEVARWGDKPQFSFKVLDHQELGEKLDILDKERGAKVSQSRFYFWKGDGAILSWALFSWAQKFLTGRGFTFFITPDLAKEKTLFGTGYLPYFPQDIYKVEGTDLSLIGTSEQVLVGSRMDEILQEKDLPLKYLGFSPSFRTEAGSYGKDTRGVFRVHQFYKLEQIIFCKPNEGEKWHLECQKNEEDMVEALKLPYRSVITCVGDTAAPGYKKYDLEAWFPGQNKYRELTSNTNLTDFQTRRLNIRCKSGGNKYFPYTISATGVTERWVLAILENYQQEDGSVLIPEVLKPFVGKDKIEKISKS
- a CDS encoding phosphatase PAP2 family protein, with product MQELIILLARFLIIIPIFLAGWCLFIKREWKTVVGAVISILVVNVLSEITKAIIPTARPFVGVADNPGIWVPFSYGSFFSGHTATLFALGVILYRKHKKLALLCFGFGGLVGVLRVIIKVHYPIDIIGGAVVGVLVGLFAIRVEPIRQLAD
- a CDS encoding undecaprenyl-diphosphate phosphatase; this translates as MLLIQAIILGIIQGLTEFLPVSSSAHLIIVPKIFDWPTHSLFFDTSLHLGTAFAVIVYFAKDWLKIIKDRNYLLKILVGIIPAGIFGFLFSDFIESNTHSFSIIAIALLVGTAIMVLSEKSLKRVKNSKSAVNLKDSLFIGVMQVLALFPGMSRSSMTISGGFLRGIKKEYAVKFSFYLSAPIIFAAACYSFIKSYKLYGSIGFLNGSFAIGVLTSFLVGLFVIKFMIEYIRSKGFGVFIIYRALLALLILFLC
- the lysS gene encoding lysine--tRNA ligase — its product is MIEHSTKPLEELRKIRIDKLQKLKDLGVNPYVSDVPDRIAIAHAKKEKEKSEVFVAGRLISFRSHGKIVFADLRDESGQIQLAFKKDALEKKLWDLLPFLDMGDFIWVSGENFVTKAGELTILVKDFKLLTKSIRPLPSVWYGFKDEEARYRQRYVDILLNNDLKELFSKKALFWQTVRNFLLEKGFFEVETPVLESIAGGADATPFVTHHNALDIDLYLRISMGELWQKRLMVAGFEKTFEIGRQFRNEGISREHLQDYTQMEFYWAYANYEDSMRLVEKLYKEVAHKVFGTLTFEINGHKVDLGKKWERIDYAEVIKKYLDIDIKTATDVDITAKLKKINTILKGNETRGRLLDMLWKNIRKNITGPAFLVGHPVEVSPLAKRNENNPKIVERYQIIIAGSELGNGYTELNDPLDQKKRFEEQQKMRDAGDSEAQMHDYDFVRALEYGMPPVTGFGLSERLFAFLMNKSARECVMFPLLRPESM
- a CDS encoding ATP-binding protein, encoding MGFERDLVSKIRLELENEEISLIVGPRQSGKTTILHQVGGYVKSANISNYFLNLEDPDYLNLLNESPKNLFKIFTINLSERTILFVDEIQYLKDPSNFLKYFFDEYRGKIKIIATGSSAFYMDRKFKDSLVGRKIIFTLLTLSFKEFLRFKGEEDLSKAKFDQLSLDEKGKVIPYYIEYITYGGYPKVVVSSKGKKEEILRDIAYSYIKKDVLESNIKQDEVFYRLMKMLSSQIGNLVNSNEIASTLGVSKTAIENYLYVMQKSFHIGLIPPFYKNVRKELTKMPKVYFVDLGLRNFFRGDFKSIVEREDSGPLLENSVFRQLLETVGKEDIRFWRTTDQKEVDFVVKGKRAYEVKYNLSGVKSSRYQTFLESYPNIKFYFVCFDAKDTVNQNQAVLEPWAL